Proteins encoded within one genomic window of Brassica rapa cultivar Chiifu-401-42 chromosome A09, CAAS_Brap_v3.01, whole genome shotgun sequence:
- the LOC103843472 gene encoding nucleolin 1 isoform X3 yields MEGSPFANFVKESMERSRSSPRVSAPYTWKRPFSADAHLEVVKSYYDYVKSRIRIGVEGYDTSLQPIELYRALESLFKACGEFHNIQIRSDPVTNELQRSCIVILRGEGAGDKALQLDGSDIGGKKIVVTSLPPGLSDLSTGLSTDVLAARHVAHDQRNRSEGVSVTGYDTSLPRDDIKNALSNHFSTCGEITDVFLLNSRALVYFYGLGSNHRAVQLSGSDLGGCTLVVKALPYPKPKEPAGASGWTRLRYREDKGGNKHIRCERNSGFYLMNFGLFICSV; encoded by the exons tgGAAGAGGCCGTTCTCCGCTGATGCACATCTAGAGGTCGTGAAGTCGTACTATGATTACGTCAAAAGCAG GATAAGGATCGGTGTTGAAGGGTACGACACTTCCCTTCAACCCATTGAACTCTACCGGGCTTTGGAGAGTCTTTTCAAGGCATGTGGAGAATTCCACAACATCCAGATTCGCAGCGATCCAGTAACAAATGAGCTCCAGAGGTCGTGCATTGTTATCCTGCGTGGAGAAGGCGCAGGAGACAAAGCCTTGCAACTCGATGGAAGTGATATTGGAGGAAAGAAGATTGTCGTTACGAGTTTGCCTCCAGGACTCAGTGACCTCAGCACTGGGTTGAGTACTGATGTACTCGCTGCTAGGCACGTTGCACATGATCAAAGAAACCG TAGCGAAGGCGTATCCGTGACTGGATATGACACTTCTCTTCCTAGAGATGATATCAAGAATGCTTTGAGTAACCATTTCTCCACATGTGGCGAGATTACCGATGTTTTCCTTCTCAACAG ccgTGCCCTCGTCTATTTCTACGGACTAGGCTCCAACCACCGTGCGGTTCAGCTGTCTGGATCTGACCTAGGAGGCTGCACACTGGTGGTCAAGGCCTTGCCCTATCCAAAGCCCAAAGAACCCGCTGGAGCTAGTGGCTGGACCCGTTTGCGTTACCGTGAAGACAAGGGGGGGAACAAACACATCAGATGTGAGAGGAATTCGggtttttatttaatgaatttcGGCTTGTTTATTTGTTCGGTTTAG
- the LOC103843472 gene encoding nucleolin 1 isoform X5, with translation MEGSPFANFVKESMERSRSSPRVSAPFTWKRPFSADAHLEVVKSYYDYVKSRIRIGVEGYDTSLQPIELYRALESLFKACGEFHNIQIRSDPVTNELQRSCIVILRGEGAGDKALQLDGSDIGGKKIVVTSLPPGLSDLSTGLSTDVLAARHVAHDQRNRSEGVSVTGYDTSLPRDDIKNALSNHFSTCGEITDVFLLNSRALVYFYGLGSNHRAVQLSGSDLGGCTLVVKALPYPKPKEPAGASGWTRLRYREDKGGNKHIRCERNSGFYLMNFGLFICSV, from the exons ATGGAAGGATCTCCTTTCGCCAATTTTGTCAAGGAGTCGATGGAGAGATCCAGATCTTCTCCTCGGGTTTCTGCTCCGTTCACG tgGAAGAGGCCGTTCTCCGCTGATGCACATCTAGAGGTCGTGAAGTCGTACTATGATTACGTCAAAAGCAG GATAAGGATCGGTGTTGAAGGGTACGACACTTCCCTTCAACCCATTGAACTCTACCGGGCTTTGGAGAGTCTTTTCAAGGCATGTGGAGAATTCCACAACATCCAGATTCGCAGCGATCCAGTAACAAATGAGCTCCAGAGGTCGTGCATTGTTATCCTGCGTGGAGAAGGCGCAGGAGACAAAGCCTTGCAACTCGATGGAAGTGATATTGGAGGAAAGAAGATTGTCGTTACGAGTTTGCCTCCAGGACTCAGTGACCTCAGCACTGGGTTGAGTACTGATGTACTCGCTGCTAGGCACGTTGCACATGATCAAAGAAACCG TAGCGAAGGCGTATCCGTGACTGGATATGACACTTCTCTTCCTAGAGATGATATCAAGAATGCTTTGAGTAACCATTTCTCCACATGTGGCGAGATTACCGATGTTTTCCTTCTCAACAG ccgTGCCCTCGTCTATTTCTACGGACTAGGCTCCAACCACCGTGCGGTTCAGCTGTCTGGATCTGACCTAGGAGGCTGCACACTGGTGGTCAAGGCCTTGCCCTATCCAAAGCCCAAAGAACCCGCTGGAGCTAGTGGCTGGACCCGTTTGCGTTACCGTGAAGACAAGGGGGGGAACAAACACATCAGATGTGAGAGGAATTCGggtttttatttaatgaatttcGGCTTGTTTATTTGTTCGGTTTAG